A genomic stretch from Skermanella rosea includes:
- a CDS encoding Tn3 family transposase produces MKKGPMSRWEHRYLGEDRFPATLSALEIEHFFTLDEGELASVRERRGPLNRLALALQVGFLKMTGRTLNSVELIPSGILDHLGRHLHCVPPRIASVRAFYRRRPRTLFEHHEAALRLLGRTVLTPHAGRGLVAYLRREAAVVFDHDDLMARARIWLVEHHYLLLRERDIRRQVIAARRHHEQALFKTIAAAVPAAERETWVSRLLAPVEGGEIGHVEWLGAVPSSKGAKGLEEQIEKVGFLKELAANRLVLPDLPLAGLEHFAKRLMSRKPAALARIKDPHRTIEVACFLRLTLLRVTDASLTLLDHRIAALWRDARERAAEARASRLRRFRQLLGDLAGLAGDETLEVAELRSRLRGLIAPFEPERAATQVDAVRQELGRKSQQLARLLKTARAAEFVIPADHRLAAALATLDSVAASSATTLPGGISQPFGPSWQGLINQPDRVAALGCFRAATVMALKRAVRNRSVSVDHSLSHRAPEDKLIPLKLWQRDRARFIRDLNLPDSAEKYLQRLEAGLAAGLAALAEAVEAGTVAIEGDELRVPRRKPQPKDPRVETARRVLGRAVGDAQLPEVLIEIDGLTRFSWVLLGRPARSEQELVTLYASLLGLGSDLSRAELVRMVPSVAADSLAQMVVRIEAEGRFRAANDAVLRFMRQHHIATLWGRGLFASADMMSLEATRYLWSARLDPRRRTYAVGIYAHVLDQWGILYDQPIVLNRRQAGAAIEGALRQRQVDQLKRVAVDTHGFTHFAMTLAKVVQFDLCPRLAGLKKRRLYLPKGLTVPEILRPIVAETVSRRAISRGWDGLLRLGASVKHGWYPATEALDRFGSAAAGDPVYEAGDALGKLLRTLYLCDYLSNPVFRTEILDLLNQGEAVHSLQRAIHNGMIPAKHGRTTEQLGAISGALTLLANIVMAWNTHRLQAAIDLAPGDHADDVLSRLAPIGHKHINMRGILTFDLTRYGSSLLRQTPQAAQDRSSSEKS; encoded by the coding sequence ATGAAGAAGGGTCCGATGAGTCGGTGGGAACATCGATATCTCGGTGAGGACAGGTTTCCCGCGACGCTGTCGGCGCTCGAGATCGAGCATTTCTTCACTCTCGACGAGGGCGAGCTGGCTTCGGTTCGAGAGCGCCGGGGACCCTTGAACCGGCTGGCGCTCGCCCTCCAGGTCGGCTTCCTCAAGATGACCGGCCGTACCCTCAACTCCGTTGAGCTCATTCCCTCGGGGATCCTCGATCATCTCGGCCGGCACCTCCATTGCGTGCCGCCGCGGATCGCCTCGGTCCGGGCGTTCTATCGCCGGCGCCCCCGGACCTTGTTCGAGCATCATGAAGCAGCGCTCCGGCTGCTCGGACGTACCGTGCTCACCCCTCATGCCGGGCGCGGGCTCGTGGCCTATCTTCGCCGGGAAGCGGCAGTGGTGTTCGACCATGACGACCTGATGGCACGGGCCCGCATCTGGCTGGTCGAGCATCATTATCTCCTGCTCCGTGAGCGGGACATCCGGCGGCAGGTGATCGCCGCGCGGCGGCACCACGAGCAGGCTCTGTTCAAGACCATCGCTGCGGCGGTACCGGCGGCCGAGCGCGAGACCTGGGTGTCGCGGCTGCTCGCGCCCGTCGAGGGCGGTGAGATCGGCCACGTCGAATGGCTGGGTGCCGTGCCGTCGAGCAAGGGCGCCAAAGGCCTCGAGGAGCAGATCGAGAAAGTCGGTTTCCTCAAGGAATTGGCCGCGAACCGGCTCGTCCTCCCCGATCTGCCGCTCGCAGGGCTGGAGCATTTCGCCAAACGGCTGATGTCGCGCAAGCCCGCGGCGTTGGCGCGGATCAAGGACCCGCATCGAACAATCGAGGTCGCCTGCTTCCTGCGCCTCACCCTGCTGCGTGTGACGGACGCAAGCCTGACGCTTCTCGATCACCGGATCGCAGCGCTGTGGCGCGACGCTCGGGAACGCGCCGCGGAAGCGCGGGCGAGCCGATTGCGACGGTTCCGTCAACTGCTCGGCGATCTCGCGGGGCTGGCGGGTGACGAAACGCTCGAGGTCGCCGAATTGCGGTCGCGGCTGCGCGGCCTGATCGCGCCCTTCGAACCGGAGCGCGCGGCGACCCAGGTCGACGCCGTGCGCCAGGAACTGGGGCGCAAGTCCCAGCAGCTGGCCCGGCTCCTCAAGACGGCGCGTGCGGCGGAATTCGTGATCCCCGCCGACCACCGGCTCGCCGCCGCTCTTGCGACGCTCGATTCTGTCGCCGCGTCGTCCGCCACCACCTTGCCAGGCGGGATCTCCCAGCCGTTCGGTCCGTCCTGGCAGGGTCTGATCAATCAGCCGGATCGGGTGGCCGCACTCGGTTGCTTTCGCGCGGCAACCGTGATGGCCCTGAAGCGGGCGGTTCGAAACCGGTCGGTCTCGGTCGATCACAGCCTGTCCCATCGGGCTCCCGAGGACAAGCTGATCCCCCTGAAACTCTGGCAGCGCGACCGGGCGCGCTTCATCCGTGACCTCAACCTGCCGGACAGCGCAGAGAAATATCTTCAGCGTCTGGAAGCGGGCCTGGCCGCTGGACTTGCCGCCTTGGCCGAGGCTGTCGAGGCTGGCACCGTCGCCATTGAGGGCGACGAACTCCGGGTCCCCCGGCGCAAGCCGCAGCCAAAGGATCCGCGCGTCGAAACGGCGCGCCGGGTGCTCGGGCGTGCCGTCGGTGACGCCCAGCTTCCGGAAGTCCTGATCGAGATCGACGGCCTGACCCGGTTCTCCTGGGTCCTGCTCGGGCGTCCGGCCCGGTCGGAGCAGGAGTTGGTGACGCTCTATGCCAGCCTGCTCGGGCTGGGCTCCGACCTTTCCAGGGCCGAACTCGTGCGCATGGTGCCGTCAGTCGCGGCCGACAGCCTCGCCCAGATGGTGGTGAGGATCGAAGCGGAGGGAAGGTTTCGCGCGGCCAATGACGCGGTGCTGCGCTTCATGCGTCAGCATCACATCGCCACCCTGTGGGGACGCGGCCTGTTTGCGTCCGCAGACATGATGAGTCTCGAGGCGACGCGCTATCTCTGGTCGGCCCGGCTCGACCCGCGACGGCGAACCTATGCGGTCGGAATCTATGCCCATGTGCTCGACCAGTGGGGCATTCTTTATGATCAACCGATCGTCCTGAACCGCCGGCAAGCGGGCGCCGCCATCGAAGGCGCGTTGCGCCAGCGGCAGGTCGATCAGCTCAAGCGCGTTGCGGTCGACACCCATGGCTTCACGCATTTTGCGATGACGCTCGCCAAGGTGGTGCAATTCGATCTATGCCCGCGACTGGCCGGGCTGAAAAAGCGACGGCTCTATCTGCCCAAGGGGCTCACAGTTCCGGAGATCCTGCGGCCGATCGTGGCCGAGACCGTTTCCCGCCGCGCGATCAGCCGGGGTTGGGATGGCTTGCTCCGGCTCGGAGCCTCCGTCAAGCACGGCTGGTACCCGGCGACCGAGGCGCTCGACCGCTTCGGCTCGGCCGCCGCCGGCGATCCTGTTTACGAAGCCGGTGACGCCCTGGGAAAGCTGCTGCGCACCCTCTATCTCTGCGACTATCTCAGCAACCCGGTATTCCGGACGGAAATCCTCGATCTGCTCAACCAGGGCGAGGCCGTCCACAGCCTGCAGCGCGCCATCCATAACGGCATGATCCCGGCGAAACACGGCCGCACGACCGAACAGCTCGGCGCCATCTCGGGGGCGCTCACCTTGCTCGCGAACATCGTCATGGCCTGGAATACCCATCGCCTCCAGGCGGCGATCGACCTGGCCCCGGGCGACCATGCCGACGATGTGTTGAGCCGTCTCGCACCGATCGGACACAAGCACATCAACATGCGCGGCATCCTGACGTTCGATCTCACCCGGTACGGATCGAGCCTGCTTCGCCAGACGCCACAGGCCGCCCAGGACCGTTCATCGAGCGAAAAAAGCTGA
- a CDS encoding HNH endonuclease, producing the protein MVQAAFSVISQITERGIKKMLYKQRICAECGKEFQVKIRNPTKFCSQLCYFLSRLDRSGGDDSCWLWKGYINPQTGYGVAHGSPLRNRMMSAHRLSYHLHHGKDPGRLFVLHRCDVRTCVNPRHLFLGTARQNWEDSIAKGRQVAVRIGEANSRSKLTTEKVREIRRSTATSAELARRFGVSSVAVGLIRRGRSWAHVQDDLPTVDDRSH; encoded by the coding sequence ATGGTCCAAGCCGCCTTTTCTGTGATCTCCCAAATCACGGAAAGAGGAATAAAGAAAATGCTGTACAAACAGAGAATCTGCGCCGAATGTGGGAAAGAATTTCAGGTAAAAATCAGGAATCCGACCAAATTTTGCTCGCAGCTCTGTTATTTTCTGTCGAGGCTGGACAGGTCCGGCGGAGACGACTCCTGCTGGCTCTGGAAAGGCTACATCAATCCCCAGACCGGCTATGGTGTCGCGCACGGTTCGCCGCTGCGGAACCGGATGATGAGCGCGCACAGGCTCTCTTACCACCTGCATCACGGCAAGGATCCCGGCCGCCTTTTCGTCCTACACCGTTGCGACGTACGTACTTGCGTAAACCCTCGGCACCTGTTCCTGGGAACGGCGCGGCAGAACTGGGAAGACTCTATCGCGAAAGGGCGCCAGGTGGCCGTCCGGATCGGAGAGGCCAACAGCCGCTCCAAGCTGACCACCGAGAAGGTTCGGGAAATCCGCCGATCGACGGCAACCAGCGCGGAGCTGGCAAGGCGGTTCGGCGTCTCGAGTGTTGCGGTCGGGCTGATCCGGCGCGGCCGATCGTGGGCGCATGTACAAGACGATCTGCCGACCGTCGATGATCGCTCGCACTGA
- a CDS encoding calcium-binding protein has translation MSVIYGKGSGTAWGTRWADTIYVRGAAAGYGQGGDDTLYGDASANKLVGQDGNDTAHGGAGNDALFGGNGSDRLFGDAGADMIWGDAGNDWLDGGSGNDKLRGGDGDDVLVHRAHTTGLLPAGSDDFQGGSGNDTLLISVTGETPTYGGAGPIIRVDDQGNGVLGYGQNEMESDFVKAGTFSSVETFKLADDSAGLVFEGGALNATVIGGAGYDVIQGGSGDETFYGGGGGDQFQLLWRPGWDLGHDKIIGFDVAAGDTITKNTAFDDAPDQFGISTVEQAGHTVFTFTDTASGEVVGTLDVDAVGLPPIYDFILG, from the coding sequence ATGTCCGTAATCTACGGAAAAGGCAGCGGAACGGCCTGGGGCACTCGCTGGGCTGACACGATTTACGTGAGGGGCGCCGCCGCCGGCTATGGCCAAGGCGGAGACGACACGCTCTATGGCGATGCGTCGGCGAACAAGCTGGTGGGGCAGGACGGCAATGACACGGCGCACGGTGGCGCAGGGAACGACGCCCTGTTCGGCGGCAACGGTTCGGACCGACTGTTCGGCGACGCCGGCGCGGACATGATCTGGGGCGACGCCGGGAACGACTGGCTTGACGGAGGCTCCGGCAACGACAAGCTCCGCGGTGGGGACGGCGATGATGTGCTGGTCCATCGCGCCCATACGACGGGGCTGCTCCCAGCCGGATCCGACGACTTCCAGGGCGGCAGCGGGAATGACACGCTGCTTATCAGCGTAACCGGCGAAACGCCGACCTATGGCGGCGCTGGGCCGATCATTCGCGTCGATGATCAGGGCAACGGCGTCCTGGGCTACGGCCAGAACGAGATGGAGTCCGACTTCGTGAAGGCGGGGACCTTCAGCAGCGTCGAGACGTTCAAGCTTGCCGACGATAGTGCGGGCCTCGTCTTCGAAGGTGGCGCGCTGAACGCGACCGTGATCGGCGGTGCGGGTTATGACGTCATCCAGGGGGGCTCTGGCGACGAGACCTTCTACGGCGGCGGCGGTGGGGATCAGTTCCAGCTTCTCTGGCGGCCTGGTTGGGATCTCGGGCACGATAAGATTATCGGCTTCGACGTCGCGGCCGGCGACACGATTACGAAGAACACGGCCTTCGATGACGCCCCAGATCAATTCGGGATCTCGACCGTCGAGCAAGCCGGGCACACTGTTTTCACCTTCACCGACACGGCGTCGGGCGAGGTCGTGGGCACGTTGGACGTGGACGCCGTCGGCCTGCCGCCGATCTACGACTTCATCCTGGGCTGA
- a CDS encoding ParA family protein — MARVISVAGTKGGVGKSTTAYILAGRLAEMGHQVGLLDADPNHAVGDWHAVGEIKGITVASNITEQNIGDEVAKLEDAGADFIIIDLPGMRGMVQVFAFGLSDLIVIPTQTSRSDVEQALGLVHMIERNRKTIQNAKVRLLFTRISPSYTTGVDTHAYAQIAEHGAPVMTTKLYERKHFKEMTYTGLLPSASGGRATRSDREAVANIGEIVTEILSVLEDNTVSS, encoded by the coding sequence TGTCGGCAAGTCCACGACGGCATACATTCTGGCCGGCCGCCTGGCCGAAATGGGGCACCAGGTCGGCCTGCTTGATGCCGATCCCAACCATGCCGTCGGCGACTGGCACGCGGTCGGGGAGATCAAGGGGATCACCGTCGCCAGCAACATCACCGAGCAGAATATCGGAGACGAGGTCGCGAAGCTGGAGGACGCCGGCGCCGACTTCATCATCATCGACCTGCCGGGCATGCGGGGCATGGTCCAGGTGTTCGCCTTCGGACTTTCCGACCTGATCGTGATCCCCACCCAGACGAGCCGGTCCGACGTGGAGCAGGCACTCGGCTTGGTCCACATGATCGAGCGGAACCGCAAGACAATCCAGAACGCCAAGGTGCGATTGCTGTTCACCCGCATCTCGCCCAGCTACACCACCGGGGTCGACACGCACGCCTACGCCCAGATCGCCGAGCACGGCGCACCCGTCATGACGACGAAGCTCTACGAAAGAAAGCATTTTAAGGAAATGACTTATACCGGATTGCTGCCGAGCGCCAGCGGAGGGAGGGCGACCAGGTCGGATCGCGAGGCGGTCGCCAACATCGGTGAGATCGTGACGGAAATCTTGAGCGTACTTGAGGATAACACGGTTTCATCGTAG